Within Capra hircus breed San Clemente chromosome 7, ASM170441v1, whole genome shotgun sequence, the genomic segment ccacttgcccaaggtcacacgccAGGGCCCACAGCTTTCAGAAGCACAGATCATCCCACCCAGCGGCTGAAACAGGATATCTGAAGTGAGTTGTTGTCCTCAGGGTAAAAATCCACAATCTTGCTAAGAGCCTCACTCCCCAGAGAACCTGCGgcagagaaagaagcagtgaAGCCAGAGAGCCCTCTCTAGTCCCCCACTTTCCAGGGTTTTCCAGTACCTTCCAGGCGGCCCTGGCGACTGGAGAAGCCCCCCTGGAACTGGATCTGCAGCTGGGAGACACAGATGCACTGGGGAAACTCCAGTGTTACCCACTGGGAAGGACCCTGGAAgcagacagaaaaggaaaggcCCATGAGCACTTCAGACTCAGCCCTGCTATGCTTGTCTCTCTCATTCACACACtcggtgaggggtggggagcacAGTGTGAGCACAGGTTCCCTTCCTGGCCAAGCTGCCCAGCTGGGGAGCCCCCAAATTCTCAGGGGACACTAGACCcctaattcattcattcttttggcGGTGCAgcacagcttgtaggatcttagttccaaaatcaggggttgaacccatacgCTCAGCAGGGAAATCAGTCTCAACTACTGGCCGAACAGGGAATCTCTTAGACTTCCCGCCCTGATTCTGATTCACACCAGGGATGGAGAGTCCAGGGAGAGGGTGCCTCACCTGGTCCGAGTTCCAACACGTTTCCTCGTCCTGGTCGAACAGATGCTTCTTGCCAAACTGCCTGGTGTTCCGATTCAGCACCGAACTCACCCTAAAGGCAGAGTCGCAGCGTGGAGAGGCGCTGAGCACCGTGGCGAGGCTCGCCTACTCCCTGGCTCACCCCCTCCTCACCACCGGTTCCCTCATTTCGGTCTGCCCCTTAGGGACTCCACTCCAGGCCAAGGGCCTCGTCCGCCACTGCCCGCCCCCGTtcacaccccacccctgcccgggGCTCTCACCTGCTCACTGTCTCTGGACAAACCAAAGAGTGGGTCATCTCGGTTCCACGAGGCCTCGCAGGACTCCGAGCTGGGCTCAGTCCAGGTTCGAATCCAGGCAGCCAGAGCGCGACCCTGTTCACGCCTGAAAATCTCCGCGTCCTCACCTGCAGCGGGGCACAAGATCCGTCACTGGCCGGTCTCTCCAGGCCTAAATGTCGCCTTGACCAACCAACCCCTTGCTGGCAAAGCCTGGAGTTTCGGAGACACTGCTAACGACCCCAGGCCAGGCCTTTCACAGTGGGTCCAAGGAAGGTAAATAGGTTTCCTATCGGTTTAGGAAGCGGTCGCGCCTTctcggagcctcagtttctctcaaACTGCTTTCGGAACTAAAAGCAAGACCCGGAACGGCGTGAAAGCCGCGCAGGCGCGCACGGCCCTCACGCCCGGGGCGTGGTTTAACTTGCCCCGCCCCTCAGTGCCTGTCTCTTAAAGGGCCCTGATCGAGTGATTGCGGGCTTCCATGCTGGCTCAGTGGCGAGGCatcctgcttgcaatgcaggagacgtgggagacctgagttcgattcctgggttggaaagaaagaaatggcaaccaattccagtattcttgttctGGGAAATCTcaggggcagaagagcctggaaggatacagtccagggggtggcaaaagagtcagacatgacttccctggttgctcagacggtaaagaatccacctgcaatgagggaggcctggggtcgatccctgtgttgggaagatgccctggaaaagggcatggcaacccactccagtattcttgcctggagaatccctgtggacagagtcCATGGCggttgactgagtgactaagagcaCGGCACATTGACCAACAACACCAACGACAAACTGAAGCTGGAGATGCTTACTAGAGGAGGACCCTTCCTTCCCTAGGCCTTCCCCAAGGTCAGCCCTACAAGGAGAAAGGCAGTGACACTTCCTACTTCGGTGGAAAACAAGGGGGCCATGGATTTCTACAAGCAAGTCTCTCGGATCTGGAGGGAAAATGCAGGTATCTAAAGCAAGTGTTTGCCTActgtggaggtgggggggggggaggtacCTGCGGGTATAGAGCACTAGTTTTAGAGTGCAAGAGACTTCTTATAATGATGTCTTCCCACCAGTAGAATGAAGTCTGCCGAGTTCATTCCCTAACTgcagaattctttactgtctgagccaccagggaagtcacgtctgactcttttgcaatcccctccacgctcttctgtccatgggatttcccaggcaagaatactggagttggttgccatttctttctccaggggatcttcccaacctaggaactgaactcacatcttccatgtctcctgcattgcaagcaggattcttcaccactgagccaccagggaagcccacaagcctGGGAATCCCTGCACTTCACGGCCTCCCAGAGGCCAAAGGAAGAGTTGAGGAAGAAGCCATGATGGTGTGAGTACTGGGCGTCTTTATCAGCCTCGTGTGTCACCACTGGGACACAGAAGTCCTGGCCTCCAAATCTGTCTTCGTAGTAAATGCTGCCTGGGacaggcttcttggaggaggggtaACGTGAGgtgggttttgaaggatgaacaGGAGTTTGCCAATCTGGATTATACAAAGCCATGGCTAAAGTTTTGGTTCACTGATTCAGTAAACAACTCCTGCCACTCCCTACTGCCCAGCCCTGTGATGAGTGATTCTGAGGACTATGAGAGGTCTCAGTTCCAGTCCCCTATCTGAAGATCTTCCAATCTGGGGAAGAAAGAACTAGACACATATAATCCCAGCCCCACGGAACCAGAGCTGAGCCAGAGGGAGAGATAAGGCTGCGGAAGTAGAGGGTCTGCctgagggagggcttcctgggagAGGGGATATTGTGCCTGTACCTTATTGAGTGGGCAGGAATTCACCAAGGTGAGAAAAATTGGAGTGGGGAGGTGGATGGGCAGGCAGCATAAGCCTGGTTGAATAAAAAGAccatgaatttgaataaaatatGTGAGTCCAGATCCTGCTGGGCCTAAAGCAGTCAAGAAAGGTGTTTGAGGAAGGCGGTATACCATCCAATCCGCGTGAATGGAGACTTCTGGACAGAGCAGCCACTGGCAAGAGGCTGCAGTTCCTGGCTGTAACTGAATGGTCTGGGATCCAGCCCCTTTCTTCAAGGGCTAGGGGAATGGTCCTCCTGGCATCCTACTAGTGTCTGCCCAAGTCCACACCAGGAGTGGGGGCTGGCTGGGAAACTGGGACACCAGCGGAAGGGCCACCCCATCAGCCCCTGCCTGCCAGGACTTCTTGCATCCAGTCGTGGCCTCGTGCCATCCAGACCTGGCTCTGCTGGTCTGAGGGCCAGGGCTGGTGGGATTGGGGGACGGGTGTCAAAAAAATACCTCCCTACCTCTAGAAGAATTTAGGAAGAGTATGGACCCTGGAGAGTCCAGATCAGGTTCAGATCTTGGTTAGGCCATTCACTCattggctgtgtgatcttggacaaataTGTTGACCTCGCTGAGAATTCTATTTATAGGACTGCTAGAGAATTCAGTGAACTCTTCAGGCTGACATGTAACAACAGTGGTTgacatttgttgagcacctacctTGTGTTTAACTTGAAGCCACGTCTGTCTCCATCTACTAGATCATTAAATCTGCTGTGCTGGTCCTtgtcactcccattttacagctaaGGATACAGCCACTCAGCTACTCAGCAGCCAAGGTTCCCCAGGGAGGATATGCACAGCCCCAAGGCCCCCCTTACCACTCCTGGTCTTGGCATGGAGCCACCATGCCCACTGGGATGAAGCCAGCTTCGTACCCTCTTCCCGCCTCCTCACCCCACCGGCGCCTGGGCATGAAAGAACCTCCTGTTTCTCCAGGGAATTAGCAGCTCTAAGCTCCCAGCAGAGCAGCCAAAAGTGGTCCATTCATTTGCCTTAGTGAGAAGAGACTAAtcactctctccttcctcaccccagggggtggggcagagggaaGTTTCAAAGAGCCAGGAACTGTAACTCTGGTTGgctgagggaaactgaggcaaagaagtCATTTATGTAAGGTCACCCAGGGGAACCGTGATGCAAACTTCAGTCTCACTCTGGAGTTGAGCTGAGTTCTGCATTTTTCaggagaggaaatggaggctcagagagggtcatGGATTTGctgaagtcacacagcaagtatgGGTCAGCAAGGACTCTGGGGAGGCagccaccctcatggcagaaaacaGGCCCCACTTCCCATTAGTTTGTCACCCTGGAGAAGAGCAGGGAAAAGCCCTCAGATtgctttgagcttcagtttccccctGGGGCATAAGTGTAATGATTGCCCCAAGGCTGCACCCTGGAGACTCTGTAGAGGTAAGGGTGATGGAATCCTCTGGGGTTGGCAGCCCCCTGTGGGGCAGATCTGGGTCTGATTTATCCACCGGGGCCTGCATGGGTACCGCAGGGTCCAGCTCAGGGTAAAAGGATGCTCTCTTGTTTCTGGCAGGACTCGTCGGTCTTGCAGGAGGTAAGCTTGGGAGCCTGGATATGTGGAGATGACAGTGGGCAGGAGACGGGGTGGCCGCACATGAAGGTACTGAGCTGAGCTGGCCATGAGCTGTTTGTGGCTGCCAGGAAGGCTAAGTTTCTGTGGGTATGCACAGCAACAGGTGTGTTTGAGTGTGAAGGGGCTGGGTGCAGCTGGGCTCAGAGTTGTGAGTTTGGTTGTACAGTAGATATGACTCGTGTGTGGCCAGGTGACTGTGTGTGGCCTATGTGACTTACGTGTGGCCTGGCCAGGTATGGCTGGGCTGCGCGTGCTGTCACTGTATATCTGGGATATGACTTCGTATCATTGCTTGGTAGTGACGTTGTATGTGACAGGTGTGAATATGCTTGCACGTGCCCTGTGGATATGTCACCCTTGGTGTGTGAGAGGCATTTCAGGGGACAGTGTCTGTCCCTGAGGCCCGGCTCTCCAGGAGggtcctgcctcctagctcatcTTCTGGGCAACCAGCCTCCTCCCCTGTTCCCGCCCCCAACTCGCAGCAGTCCCTGGCCTAAGACCCAGTGTGGGGGAGACAGAGAGGGCACTCAGGGCTGAGGGTGGGAGGCTGCTGGCTCATTCCCAGTGCAGGCCTATAAATAGCTCTTTGAGCCCAGCAGATTCCCAGGCAAGGTTGCCTCATTCAAGCCCCCAGCAACAGCCTGCTCCCAGGCCCCAGGCCAGTCCCTCTAAGCTCAGCTCTGGCACCAGTGAGGGGAgccagggagtggggaggagcgGGGAGGGAACAAGCGGGGGGAGGCAAGGTGGGGATTAGCTTGGTTCGGAAGCCACAGACCTGATCTCCCACTTATTGTTGTTCAGaagctctgtcgtgtccaactctttgtgaccctgtggactgcagcatgcaagcttccctgtccttcactgcgtCCCtgggtttactcagactcatgtccgctgagtcgatgatgccatctaaccatctcaccatgggttacccccttctcctgccctcagtctttcccagcatcaagatcctttcaaatgagtcagctcttcgcattaggtggccaaagtgttagagtttcagcttcagtatcagggCTCCCAGTTGGCCCCTACCCATTCTCTGCAACCTCAGGCAGGTGGTCCTATCTCCCTGAGCCATTTTCTTGGCTGAAAAATGGGCAGCAGCTTGATAGCCACTCCCAGCTTGTGTGTTTACTTCCCATTTCATTCTCCCAGTAACCCTGTAAGGTGGCTTACTTTTAATGATCCCTGTTTTTGACAGGGAAACTGCgacacagaaaaatgaaatggcTGATCCAGAGTTACACTGTTCGGGATTtcagagaggattttttttttggggggggggcatgcTTCAAagcctgtgggatctcagtttcctgaccagggactgaaccttggcCACGGTAGTGAAAGTGTGGAATTCTAACCATTAGACCAGCATGGAACTCCTCAGAAAGGGGTTCTGAACTCTGGACTTGTGGGGGCCAAGCTGCCCCCACACATGTCACCCAGACTCCTGTCCCTGCTGCCTGCCACCTGCAGACACATCAGTGTGATCCCTGACCGCCATCCCTCTTCTGTGATGAGAAGTTCCCCAGTGTGTCACTTTGCTCCCTACGGCCACCACTAGCCCACCCCTAGAACAGCCTGCTGACACAGACCTTCCAGGGCAAACTTGCTCCCTTGGGGGTCTTCCCTCATTCTTCACTCATTCTCACCCCCTTTTTGGCAATCTTGCTGAAATCATCCAGTtccctgtttctttgtttttccaccAGTCGAGACCCACCCTCAGAGGTGCAGCCGCACACATACATGGATGCAGGACACTCAGCCAGCACAGCCCAGTCTCGGTGCTGAGAAACGGAGACCCTGGGAAGAAAGGCTTGCTGGGCAAAGGGctgatttctttatatttctgtccTCCCTCATTTCCACTTGTCATTATGGGAAAATACACAGGACGCAGAATTTACCATTTGAAAGTGCACGGTTAGTGGCAGTGACCCACATtactgtgcagccatcaccactgtctagtTCTAGAATATGTCCCACATGCCCGGAGGAAGCCCTGTACCCATGTGcagtctctcagtcatttcccctcccccagctcctggtcATCCCGATCTACTCTCTGCCTCTGTATTTatctattctgaacatttcatataaagggACTCAGACTGTGAcccttttgtgcctggcttcgttcactcagcataatgttttcaaagttcatctgtGTTGGAACGTGTATCAGTACTtcgttcccttttatggctgaataatattccactgtagacCCTTTAAGATCTGGGATCTCCTACAAAGACAGGCACACCACCACCCCcatcaaagcaaaaatatttctGTAACAATACCTGGTCCACCCCAGGTGCTCCGGAAAAGCTGGCTAGATAATagaatgagtggatgaatgatATAGTTCTGGCTGGCACTGGCAGAAACAGCTCTGGGTGAGACGCACCTGGGCCCTGACTTTGCAAGCCTCTTATCATCTGTGTGACCTAAGgagctttctttcctctctgagtCTGGCTTCCTCTTTATACTGTGGTGTAAGACAGTAACTGTAGCCAAAACTGTTTCAAGTGTGAGCCCTGGAGAGCTAGACAGACCAGGAttggaatcccagctctgccctttGCCTAGGCGTGACCTTGAGAGAGACTTCATCTCCCtggagactcagtttccccatctgtaagatgGAGCGGGCCCCACCATGGGACTTCTGGGGACACTTATTGTGAATGGGGAGGAAGTCTGGCACAGTTGTCTCTGGGGTGGGGTGAGTGGTCGTGGGAGTGGGAAGGGGATTTTAGGCAGAGGGAGCCCCTTCCCTCGCACAGTTGGAGGCTTCAGGCTGGCGGGGGCGCATGCGCAAAGCAGCCCCGCAGCCCCTTTATAAGCGCTGAGGCGGCGCTGgggcgagcagagcgcagggcgcAGGGGTGGACCCGGCGCCGATTGAGCCCAGCCGGAGCGTCCTTTGTGCCGGTCGACCGCCCCGGGATGCGTTGGAGCTAGGAGCCAGGTGGGGGTCGGTCGTGGGGAGGGGGTTACGTTGAGGGAGAGGTCCTCGGGCATTCACACAGAGCTCAagattggggtggggggctgggatcATAGAGAAGCCCCTAGCTTGGGGTGGTGGCTTAGAGGGGGAGGGAAGCCTCGAGTTGGGGAGGGAACGCAAACTAGGAGAGGGCTTGAGAATGTCAGGGGGATTCGGATTTCGGGGTAAGGTTGTCTAGAGAATGCGGAGACAACCCTTCGATGGGGAGGGGCCGGGCTGGGGGTGGGTCTTAGAGCTGGGGAGGCACTGGGAACCAAGGCTAAAGAAGGGGCGCCCCAAGTTTAGAGATAAGAGGGGAAGAGCCACCCGCTGAGCGCAGAACTCCGGAACAGGGCACCCCATGTCTGAGCTGAGACACCCCAAGATTTTAAGCGGGGATTCCCAGTTTGCAGATGAATGCAGGATTCCAGGATGGACTGCAGCGGTGAGGGGGCTCCCCAGACCAGCCTGAGCCCGATAGAAGGGGGTCTGTACAAAGACTGAACCCCCATAGGGAAGGGGTGTCCTGCGGTGTCTCTGCCCTTTTGGCTCAGGTCTTGTTACCACATCTTGACTCAGGCAGGAGGCTCTGGGGGCGCTCCATCCCACGGTGGTTCCTGTTGTTTCCTGGGACCTAGAGTTGGGGTGCTGTCCCTTCTCTCAGGGAGCACGCTGTGTGTCCGAGGTGAATACTAGGTGAGAGTCCCTTAAAACCCCCAGCTATCGATCAGAGCACCCAGTCGCTAAGGGGGAGCCGCCCCCAGTACTTTCACATCTGGCCACGTCCTCACCACTAGACATAGACCCTTGCCTCACCCCTTCAGTTCTGTCTGTCCGTATGGATGCATGTGGAAGTCCTGGGTTGGTTTGGGGGCACAGACACTGGGAAGTAAGGGGCTGGGGCCCTGGGCCCAGCCTGGGCAGGAGCGACCCCCATCCCTCTGTGCGGGGCTTTGTTCCTCTCGGCAGCATTAATGGGAGACAGCCAGGCTGAAGAGAGGGTTGGCGCTGGGCCCCAGCGGGGGTtgtgggggaagggcagggagggaagCCTGGGCAGACCGTGGGACCCCAGAACCCCAGCAGCCTCGCTGGCATGGGGACATTGCCAAATGGAAGCTGTCCCCCAGGAGCtagggacgtgtgtgtgtgtgtgtgtgtgtgtgtgtgcacgtatgtCTACCCCATGCTGGGAGGAGGTGGGTGCTTATGGTGTCCTCTGTGAGTCTAATGTGACCGAGGTTGTGTCTTTGTCAGGAAACTTGTGCTGAGGCCACATCACCCGGTTGCAAAATGATGTGCCACCAGTCACCAAAGCCACAATTTACCCAGTCTGGTCTGTGCCAGGGGCTGGCAGctacatgtgtgagtgtgtgtggggaACTGTGTCTGACAGCATGGCCTCATCGAGGGGTTTCCGTGGGGAGCCTGAGACTGtgggtgtgtgtctttgtgtagaAGACATGCTGCCTGCCTTGTAAGTGCCCATATTGTCTCTCTTTGTTAATGTCACTGAGAATCTGTGAGTGTGAGTCTCCAAGGCTCTGAGCCTagagtgtgtggctgtgtgtgtcccGTGTGCACAGCCAGGTCCTCTCCATGTGATTGGCAGTGTGGACCCTGGGTGGGGGAGTGTGAGATGTGGTCTGTGTGCAGAATTGGGGAGCTAATAGGGGAGACATTGGCAGGGGGTTCAGGTCTCCAAGGGGCAACCAGGGCTGATTAACTGAGCCCGGCTTCCTTTCTCCTCCAAGGAGTTCATGCATTGAACCCATGCACACAAATACACCCTGACTCCAAGGCCAGTAACACATACACGTGTGTGCTCATAGCCTCTGCTAAGCATTACTGGTACTCACACACCCAGGGACCACACTCGGTCCCCTGTGCCCCACCCAGTACACACTGCCACTGTGAACCCTCATACATGGTCCCATACCACAGAGCGCATCCTTGCCTGGACAGCACCTCGATGCACAACCAGGCGCAACACACAAAAAAACGCCTGCTGGCAAACTCACCCTCACTCAATGCCTTCTGAGACAGGAGGTGGGTGTGAGGGAGGGGGAGatgtgcacgcgcacacacacacacacaccacacacactttcttctctctctttcttcctggccacccctcccccaaagcCCACAGGCCCCTACTTGCATATGTATGAGACTCATGCATTATTAATAAGGGGACAAGCCCCAGACAGCTGTGTAAATGCTCACCTCTGGTGGCCCTGCGGAAGAGGTATTTTAAGAGAAagggtgtgggtgtgtgagaGTGCTGTTGGAGGGGATGGGGTATGTGTGGGAAGGCGTGTGTGTGGCAGGAGGAGAGTGCAccggaacctgtgtctctcaccttGTTGGTTCACcattgtatatttgtgtgtgtacacaagCCTTTGTGTACAAGTAGCAGTTCTTTAAGTGAACATTTCTTAGGCTTCAGAAGTCAGCTCATTCCATTCTCTCAGTAACACGCTGAGGTCTGTGCTGGgtgatccccattttacaagtgggaaaactgaggcacagagtgatGAAGCAACATGTAGGGAGTAGAGACAGGCCTTGAGACCTAGTCATGAGGATATAGTTTGAGCTGTTAATCatacaaagtgtgtgtgtggtggggtgtgTGGTTGTGCGTGTGCATGAGAATTCCCTGTACTTGCCCCCTCctaaggcttcccagggggcactagtggtaaagaacccgcctgccattgcaggagatgtaagagacgcaggttcgatccctaggtcaggaagatcccctggaggagggcatggcaacccactccagtgttcttgcttggggaatcccatggacagaggagcctggcgggctatgaaCTGGACAgggctaaagtgacttagcacgcactcacGCAAGGCTCTCCTGGGGCAGGCACAGCCAGAGTCCTGCCCCACCCCTTAATACCTATCCAGGACTTGAGCTCTCAGGGGACCCTGCCCCACTCGGGGTTCTGAAAGGGGGAAATGAGGACAGCCAGGGATGTAGGTTGAAACTGCTGAGGTTTACAGGTTGGTAGTTACGGACACCATACCAGGAGCTGACGTCTGTCCTGCTGTGCAGTCCTAGGCAAACCACTCACCCTCTCTGGACCCCAAGTCACTGCCCTAAGAAGGCAAGGAGACTGGGTAGTGCCACTGTGTTGCCGCCCCAAAGTTCAGCACCACGGACAGGTCCCCGGCCTGCCTTCCTACGGGGCCTCTGGGAGATGGAACCTGGCAGGGCCCCGCCGTCCCCCGCAGGACCCTATTCCCGACTCCATCCACACTCCCCTACTCGGGGCTATTCTTTTATCAGGAAGAGGGTGCAGGGGCTGGGTTTATAGGTAATGTTCTAACTTCCCATCTGTCCCCACCTGCTGAGGCGcgttggtgggggagggggacaccGGGAGGGGCCTTTCAGAGGAGTGGGAGGCTTTAGGGAGGAGCCATACCCCAGGGTTTCTAGTCTCGGGAAGAATGTGAAGTCTGGGAGGACACACTGTGTCCCAGTGTCTGTAATGGGCTTTGCGTACAGGTAGTGCTCAGTATTTGTGCACTTGATCATCATGTGCCACAACCTCTACAGAAGTCTGGACCCACAGCGGGAGTTTCTCTGTGGATCTAGGAGGCCTCCTCGCCAGGCAGTGTGAATTCAGACGGAGGATGGGATGGGCAAGGGCGAGGCCCCTTCCTCCAGCTGGGACTTGGCAGCTCTTCAAAAATCCCAGAAACCAGGAATAGAATCTTGGCGACAACCAGATCCTGGAATTGAAGCTGAGAATCGTGTCAGTCAGCAAACCCAGATTACAGGCTGGCTTGGAGGCCAGCCTACTGCCAGAACTGGGGACCCCAGGCAGACTAGGACTGGATGCTGCCCTCTAGGAGCCCCCAGTTTGATTTAGGAGGCCAACTTGTAAAATGGGATTTTGATCTTGGCTGTTAGAGTCAATAATAATGACAGCTGAAATTTACCCCTTCATGCCAGGCAGTGCTAAGTATTTTGTATGTAttgactgaattgactgatcTGTTCCTTCCAACTACCTGATATTATCCCCATCTGACttgcaaagaaactgaggcacagagaagctaaGCTATttgctccaggtcacacagcaaggaacAGGCAGAGAGACAACCCCGGTTTGAGTCACTCGAGCACTCATGCTCTGACCATCAGACTTCACTTGCTGGGGTTCTGAAGCAAGTTGGTCCTGGATTCAGATCCCGGATCTGCCCTTGCTTgttgactgtgtgaccttgagtgatGCATGGCCTCCTTAGCCCATGTTTCCAGATCTGTAGAGGGGGAGGAATTGGTCTTTTCATGTCAACTATCTAGAAGGGATGTACTCACCCCTTActcccttttcatcttgtttcagGTCCAGGATGGGGGCCTTGCCTGTCTGGGTCTCAGGCCTCCTGACTCTCCAGATGCTTCTCTTTGTGGCTGGGGAGCAGGGTGAGTTTGCTTGTGAGGTGGGAGAGGTTGGGGTCTGGAGAACTGACAAGATGGGGCAGCCTTTTAACTTGAGAGCCTTCTCCTGCTGCTTCTCTGGCTTGGTCTGGAGAATAAAATGAGAACAGATGAAAAAGGTCTTTGAACAGTCGAAAGCGAACAAGACACCTGAGAGGTTATTTTTAGTCATTGCCAGCAGAGGCTAGAGGTTCCCGCCTCTCACTGTTTTGCTGAGATGAgctgaagagagaaagagagagagagaaaaaaaaaaaaaaggagggagagagaatcaTATGAAGATTGATTAGTGATGCCTGCCATGGGTgtggcaatagaaataaaacccTATATGCCTCTCCCTGGCATCTCCCCAGTGGTGGTCAAAAGGCCAGACTTTAGGAATGCCTCCTGATTTGCTCTGTGGCCTTAAGCAAGTATGATGTctgtgagcctcaatttcctcaactCCCCCAGAAGAGGATGAGAGATGGCTACCTCTGCAGATGGTTATGAAAATCAAATGAGCTGATTGCTATTTATAAAGTGCCTGGTATATAGAAGGTACTCCACAAACACCGTTTCCCTTCCGATGGTTGCCTCTCGTTTAACTTTTAGGGAAACCATGGCTCAGAGGAGAACACTGACTTTCCCATGGCCACGTCAGTGACACTGAGAGTCAAATCTCTGGTCTCCAGGATCTGGACTTTGAGTGGAGGCAGAACCATGAAAGGATTCGACTCGGTTACCCCTCTTCTGCTCACAGACTGGGCTGCAGATCTCAGATCTGTGTGATGTTGTATAGGCAGCCTAACCTCTCTGGCCTCAGTCTCCCTGTCTGTAAAGTGAGGAAAACTGCAGTCTCTGCTGGTCCTTGCCTCTCAATCAGGCCCTCTTGTCCACCTTTTCCACCCCAGGCCCACAGCACACCACCAcagctgcagccactgctgagaagGGGCTCCACATGCAGAAAGTGGGG encodes:
- the NR2C2AP gene encoding nuclear receptor 2C2-associated protein; the protein is MTHSLVCPETVSRVSSVLNRNTRQFGKKHLFDQDEETCWNSDQGPSQWVTLEFPQCICVSQLQIQFQGGFSSRQGRLEGSLGSEALSKIVDFYPEDNNSLQTFPVPPAEVDRLKVTFEDTTDFFGRVVIYHLRVLGKKV